In Erigeron canadensis isolate Cc75 chromosome 6, C_canadensis_v1, whole genome shotgun sequence, the following are encoded in one genomic region:
- the LOC122603728 gene encoding alpha-dioxygenase 1-like — translation MKSIISSAAKSLLLSPIKRFVNNDFHEIFDRMTLIDKLLFLIIHAVDKSGIGWHRLPVFLGLAYLGIRRRLHDGYSLINVGKAPKDDRVVGSNSSKVVPIFRTANGEYNDPTNEDVGSQGTFLGRNMRPVDQQDKLLKPDPMVVATKLLARKQFIDTGKQFNIIAASWIQFMIHDWVDHLESTKQIELKAPAEVANECPLKSFKFFETQKVDTGSYDIKKGHLNMRTPWWDGSVVYGSNSSNEKNVRTFKDGKLKIAKDGLLQHDNNGMPIAGDTRNSWIGVSSLQALFIHEHNAICDTLKEEYPDLNDEALYGYARLVTSAVIAKIHTIDWTIELLKTDTLVAGMRINWYGMLGKRFKDTFGHVGGAVLGGLVGLKEPNNHGVPYSLTEEFTSVYRMHSLLPDQLHIMDVNSTPGPNKSPKLSKKIDMINLIGKDGEKELSEIGFTTQMVSMGHQACGALELWNYPVWLRNIVPQNVDGTDRSDHIDLASLDIYRDRERSVARYNEFRRSLFLIPISKWEDLTDDKEAIDTLREVYDDDVEQLDLLVGMAAEKKIKGFAISETAFTVFLSMASRRLEADRFFTSNFNENVYTKKGFEWVNTTESLKDVLDRHYPDMTSRWMNSTSAFSVWNATPEPHNPVPIYLRFPK, via the exons ATGAAGTCAATAATATCCTCTGCAGCAAAATCTCTGCTTCTTTCACCCATCAAACGCTTCGTTAATAACGACTTTCATGAAATCTTTGACCGTATGACACTCATCGACAAGCTTCTCTTCTTG ATCATTCATGCTGTGGATAAGTCGGGGATCGGGTGGCATCGGTTACCTGTGTTCTTAGGGCTTGCTTACTTGGGTATTCGTCGTCGTCTTCACGACGGGTACAGTTTGATCAACGTTGGGAAAGCTCCAAAAGATGACAGGGTGGTTGGGTCTAATAGTAGTAAGGTGGTCCCAATATTCAGAACGGCCAACGGTGAGTACAATGATCCCACAAATGAAGATGTGGGTAGTCAAGGAACTTTCTTGGGCCGGAACATGCGCCCCGTTGATCAGCAAGATAAG TTGTTGAAGCCAGATCCCATGGTGGTGGCAACAAAGCTTCTAGCACGCAAACAATTTATAGACACCGGAAAACAGTTCAACATAATTGCCGCTTCATGGATTCAATTCATGATTCATGATTGGGTCGATCATCTCGAGTCAACAAAACAG ATTGAGCTAAAAGCACCTGCTGAAGTAGCTAATGAATGCCCTCTCAAATCCTTCAAGTTCTTCGAGACCCAAAAAGTTGATACCGGTTCTTATGACATTAAGAAAGGCCATCTTAATATGAGAACTCCTTGGTG GGATGGGAGTGTAGTGTATGGAAGCAATTCAAGTAACGAGAAAAATGTGCGAACATTCAAAGATGGAAAGCTCAAGATTGCGAAAGACGGCCTCCTCCAACACGACAATAACGGAATGCCCATAGCCGGTGACACTCGTAATAGTTGGATCGGTGTATCGTCGTTACAAGCTCTCTTCATCCACGAGCACAACGCCATTTGTGACACCTTAAAG GAAGAATATCCCGATTTGAATGATGAAGCTCTCTACGGCTACGCAAGACTAGTAACTTCTGCAGTGATTGCTAAGATCCACACCATCGATTGGACTATCGAGCTTCTCAAGACCGACACCCTTGTTGCTGGAATGAGAATCAACTGGTATGGGATGTTGGGGAAAAGATTTAAGGACACATTCGGGCATGTTGGAGGCGCCGTTTTGGGAGGTCTTGTAGGGTTGAAGGAACCCAATAACCATGGGGTACCCTACTCGCTCACCGAAGAGTTTACAAGTGTGTATAGAATGCACTCTTTATTGCCTGatcaacttcacatcatggatGTCAATTCAACACCAGGCCCAAACAAGTCCCCAAAATTATCTAAAAA GATTGACATGATCAATTTGATTGGGAAGGATGGAGAAAAAGAGTTATCAGAAATTGGGTTTACAACACAAATGGTATCAATGGGACATCAGGCATGTGGGGCACTTGAGCTATGGAATTATCCAGTGTGGCTCAGGAACATTGTGCCTCAAAACGTCGACGGTACAGATCGCTCTGACCATATCGACTTAGCATCACTCGATA TTTATAGGGATAGGGAGAGGAGTGTAGCTAGATACAATGAGTTTCGTAGATCACTTTTCTTGATCCCGATTTCTAAATGGGAAGACCTAACGGACGATAAAGAAGCTATTGACACGTTGCGTGAAGTGTATGATGATGACGTGGAACAACTTGATCTGTTGGTGGGAATGGCGGCCGAGAAAAAGATCAAAGGATTCGCTATTAGTGAGACAGCTTTTACAGTTTTCCTCTCTATGGCTTCAAG GAGACTCGAGGCAGATAGGTTTTTCACAAGTAATTTCAATGAAAATGTGTACACGAAAAAGGGATTCGAGTGGGTGAACACAACCGAGAGTTTGAAAGATGTCTTGGATCGGCATTACCCAGATATGACCAGTCGATGGATGAACTCAACCAGTGCTTTTTCGGTGTGGAATGCTACACCAGAACCTCATAATCCTGTACCCATTTATCTTCGTTTCCCCAAATGA